TGGTGGGCGTCGACATCGCCCCCCAGATGGCCGCCCGCGCCGGGTACCGGCTCGACGGCATGGCCGTGCTGGGCACCGCCGAGAAGCTGCCGTTCGGCGACGACTCGCTGCCGAACGTGATCATGGTGCACCTGCTGCACGTGGTGGACGACATGAAGGCCACGCTGAGCGAGGCGGCCCGCGTGCTGGCCCCCGGCGGCCGGCTCGTGGCCGTGCACGGCGTGCCCGAGGCCGAGCCCGACGACATGGTGGCCGCCGCGGCGGCGCTGGACGTGCTCAAGCCCGAGGTGCCCGACACCCCGGAGAAGCTGCACGAGACGGCCGCCTCCCTCGGCCTGCGGCTGGTCACCACCGGCGGCGCGAACCCCTACGAGCTGGACATCACGCCCGAGGAGTACGCCGACAGCATCGCCGGGCGGGTGTGGTCCTACCTCAAGGACGTCGACGAGGACGACTGGGAGCGCCTGGTCGTGCCCACCGTGGCCGCCCTCCGGGCGCTGCCGGACCCGACGACCGCGCGCCACCAGGTGTGGCAGGTCCCCATCTCGGTCTTCACCCGGGACTGACCGCCCGGACCCCACCCGGGAGCACGGTCCGCCGACCTCCGGCGGGCCGGGTCCTCCCCTGCCCGAACCCGGAGGAACCGTGTCCCAGGAATCCGCGCCCGAGGAACCCGTGACCGAGGACGTCACCCTGCCCGTGCTGCTGCGGGACCTGGCCGCGACCGCGCCCGACGCCGTCGCGATCACCGTCGACCCGGACTCCACGCTGACCTTCGGCACGTGGGAGCGCCGCTCGCAGGCCGTCGCGCTGGAGCTGCTGGCCCGCGGCCTCGAACGCGGCCGGCGGGTCGCGGTGTACTTCGGCGGCGACGAGTGGGTCGACTACGCGGTGGCCTACCTGGGCGTGCTCAAGGCGGGCGCGACGGCGGTGCACCTCAACGGCGGCATGACCGACGAGGAGCTGCTGCGCCGGCTCGACCAGTGCGACGCGGTCGGCTTCGTGCACGGCTCCGAGGCGCCCCGCCCGGTGCTGCTCGGCGACGGCCGCTGGAGCACGCCGGTCACCGGGCTGGAGACCGGCCGCACCGGTCCGACCGGCGTGGCGCCGCGCACCGACGACATCGCCGATGTCCTCTACACGACCGGCACCACGGGGTTGTCGAAGGCCGTCGCGTGCCCGCACGGCAACTACGTCTTCGGGCGCGGCCGGGCGACGATGGACCACATCGCCGCCGTCGACCACATGCTCGCCCCGATGCCCCTGGGCACGTCGACCAGCCAGGCCACGATCTGCTTCCCGATCCTGTCCGGCACGCCGCTGCTGCTCAACGCCCCCGGCGACCCGGAGCGGTCCGCGGAGCTGATCGAGCGGCACCGGCTGGGCACGGTCATGGTGCCGCCGCACGCCGCGATCCAGCTGGTGAACTCCGGTGCCGCGACCCGGCACGACCTGAGCTGCGTGGAGACGGTGGCCACGGCGTCGGCGGCCTTCCCGCCGGCCGTGGCGGAGGCCCTGCTGGCGGCGCTGCCGCAGGCCAGGCTGGCGACGTCCTACACGTCGATCGAGGCGGCGCCCGCCGTCGTGATCAACGTGTTCGACCCGGCCTCGCCGACCGCGCTCGGCGTGCCCGCGCACGGCACCGAGCTGAAGATCACCGACGACGACGGCGCGGAGCTGCCGAGGGGGGTCGTCGGCCACATCTGGCTGCGGTCGGCCGCGCCCAAGCGGCTCTACCTCGACCCCGAGCTGAACCGGGTGACCCACGTGGACGGGTGGACCCGGCTCGGCGACCTCGGGCACGTGGACGGGT
This region of Saccharothrix longispora genomic DNA includes:
- a CDS encoding class I SAM-dependent methyltransferase, coding for MSQTMSFDKDADDYDAYHGGLERGRKAAADIAPHLVPGTVLEVGVGTGLVAYGVRELGHPVVGVDIAPQMAARAGYRLDGMAVLGTAEKLPFGDDSLPNVIMVHLLHVVDDMKATLSEAARVLAPGGRLVAVHGVPEAEPDDMVAAAAALDVLKPEVPDTPEKLHETAASLGLRLVTTGGANPYELDITPEEYADSIAGRVWSYLKDVDEDDWERLVVPTVAALRALPDPTTARHQVWQVPISVFTRD
- a CDS encoding AMP-binding protein, translating into MSQESAPEEPVTEDVTLPVLLRDLAATAPDAVAITVDPDSTLTFGTWERRSQAVALELLARGLERGRRVAVYFGGDEWVDYAVAYLGVLKAGATAVHLNGGMTDEELLRRLDQCDAVGFVHGSEAPRPVLLGDGRWSTPVTGLETGRTGPTGVAPRTDDIADVLYTTGTTGLSKAVACPHGNYVFGRGRATMDHIAAVDHMLAPMPLGTSTSQATICFPILSGTPLLLNAPGDPERSAELIERHRLGTVMVPPHAAIQLVNSGAATRHDLSCVETVATASAAFPPAVAEALLAALPQARLATSYTSIEAAPAVVINVFDPASPTALGVPAHGTELKITDDDGAELPRGVVGHIWLRSAAPKRLYLDPELNRVTHVDGWTRLGDLGHVDGSGVLHFFDRAVDAVRTARGLVSTFAVESALYEHPSVREAAAYGVPADDGERVVALVVTGDPGVVADLSARASERVGVPVEVEPVDALPRNFLGKVVKRELRARPAGTPRPATAGDAPKGSERPMSIESALLELLRCPHDTGTPLTAEGEELACSSCGRRYPVVDGVPVLLPVAG